The genomic DNA ACAGAGCTTCGTGCTGGCGAGCCTGTGAGGTGGCGCCAGGGTTCGTCCCGGCGCCGTGGACGAGCTCAGCGCATGCGGGTGAAGAGCACGACCCAGCCCCTTACGGATCGAACTCCAGCAGCGCGTGCCGGCGCTCCGGCAACCGCGACCACGGATCCACCTCCACCACCCGGAACAGGGGTGAGAAGCCGATCTTGAGCTTGAGCTCGCGCACGGCTTCGCGCAGCCCCCGCGGGACCTCGCCGCTGGCCAGGCCGTAGCCGTCGGCCGCACGGCCGGAGTTCTCCGCCCGCGAGAACAGCTCGGACTGGGAGGCTGGGGCGCCGAACTCGAAGACCTCCACCATCAGGGCCTCCACCGCCCGGGGCGGGGGGGAGAGCGCCATCTTGTTCTTGAGCACGAACGCCAGGCGGGCCCGCTCGGAGGTGGGGTCCTTCAGCACCGCCTCCACCCCCCACGATCCACCCCCCTCCAAGCGGGCCGCCATGCGGAGACCCTGCACGCTGCGCCCGCGCCGTTCCGGCCGTCCCAGCACGCGTTCCAGCAGGCGGTCCAGCGCCCCGTGCAGCGTCTCGGACTGCCCGATCGGCGTGGCGAAGTCCAGCGCCGCCCGAATGGGGCGGGGACGGTGCCAGGGCCGGACGGGATCGATGCGGCGACCGGTGCCCCACGCCCAGGCGTTGCGGCCATCCTCCCCGAACTGGGCCACCAGCGAGGACTCGGGCAACGCGCACAGCTCTCCCAGCGTGCCCAGGGACAGCCGCTCCAGGCGCTCCAGGGTGAGGGGCTCCAGCGGAAGCGCGTTCACGGGACAGCGGGCCAGGAAGGCGGTCAGCTCCTCCTCCCGCACCACCCGGGGCCGACCGGGCGGGGCGGAGACGGCCGCCACCCAGGCCCCGAAGCGGCCCGGTGCCCACCCGGCCCGGATGGAGGCCACGAGGGGGCGGGGCAGGACGGCCAGCAGGGTCCGGAGCGCCCGGTGGGCCTGCTGGACCGGCGAGCCGTAGAGCCGTCCCAGCCCGTCCATCCCCAGATAGATGCGCCCGCGACCCGCGGGCTCCAGGACCGGGCTCACGCCGGAGAGCGCCTCCAGCATCTCGTCCATGGCCGCATCGTAGTGGGCCGGGTCGGGCTCGAGCAGGGTCAGCG from Gemmatimonadota bacterium includes the following:
- a CDS encoding DNA polymerase Y family protein produces the protein MSDALHAHLSQLSIRQGRYAHTEVRREPGSRLALCLWLPTFELRLELARTPELDTTSVALLSPREGARREIWQVSERAAEAGVRPGMLVSQAVGLSPALTLLEPDPAHYDAAMDEMLEALSGVSPVLEPAGRGRIYLGMDGLGRLYGSPVQQAHRALRTLLAVLPRPLVASIRAGWAPGRFGAWVAAVSAPPGRPRVVREEELTAFLARCPVNALPLEPLTLERLERLSLGTLGELCALPESSLVAQFGEDGRNAWAWGTGRRIDPVRPWHRPRPIRAALDFATPIGQSETLHGALDRLLERVLGRPERRGRSVQGLRMAARLEGGGSWGVEAVLKDPTSERARLAFVLKNKMALSPPPRAVEALMVEVFEFGAPASQSELFSRAENSGRAADGYGLASGEVPRGLREAVRELKLKIGFSPLFRVVEVDPWSRLPERRHALLEFDP